Proteins found in one Arachis stenosperma cultivar V10309 chromosome 8, arast.V10309.gnm1.PFL2, whole genome shotgun sequence genomic segment:
- the LOC130946196 gene encoding uncharacterized protein LOC130946196: MGTISQDHAKLDSDTIADAIRPLVEADPSIKVKSIIAEVQSKFNYTISYRKAWLAKQKSVAKVLVVGRFLQTLPIWLKAMTAKMPRSRVQIKTLPVYRESEEVQGVRVLHRVFWSFYPCIVAFRHCKPLVQVDGTHLYGKYKGALLVAVAQDGNQNIVPIAFAIVKGETADAWEFFLSNLRRYVVTIDGVGIISDRHNSIDAAIARSNGAWSPPRAWHMYCIRHIGSNFLRRFKAPYLHKLVVNTGYSRTEQEYNKNYQRLRERAEAYAQWCDEIGVQRWVLAFDGGHRWGHMTTNLVECINSVLKGARNLPVTAIVRSTFYRLNELFTRKSAEAHERVRNGFTYSEFATKRVEESFRRAGNIVVNRFDRRNEMFEVREMQDGSIHTVNLAQRHCDCGHFQVERLPCRHVLACCANQRLDWQIYVHDVYKMSEICKVYRGEFVPMGDPSTWAPYEGAKVIANWTLRRSTKGRPKSTRYLNEMDSRDMRRPRRCTICGREGHSQSRCPQRAESSSARNQA, translated from the exons ATGGGAACTATCTCGCAAGATCATGCCAAGTTGGACTCAGACACAATTGCAGATGCCATTAGGCCGTTGGTGGAAGCAGATCCGTCCATAAAGGTGAAGTCTATTATTGCAGAAGTTCAGTCAAAGTTCAACTACACTATCAGTTACCGCAAGGCTTGGTTGGCAAAGCAGAAATCTGTCGCAAAAGTtttggtggttgggaggttctTACAGACTCTGCCAATTTGGCTGAAAGCAATGACTGCAAAGATGCCAAGGTCTCGTGTTCAAATAAAGACGCTCCCTGTTTACCGTGAGAGTGAGGAGGTTCAAGGTGTAAGAGTTCTTCATCGCGTTTTTTGGAGCTTCTATCCGTGTATAGTAGCATTCCGACACTGCAAGCCACTGGTGCAGGTTGATGGCACACACCTATACGGTAAATATAAAGGTGCGCTTCTAGTTGCCGTTGCACAGGACGGGAACCAGAACATTGTGCCTATTGCGTTTGCAATAGTCAAGGGTGAGACGGCAGACGCGTGGGAGTTTTTCCTAAGCAACCTGCGGAGATATGTTGTTACCATCGATGGCGTCGGCATTATTTCTGACCGCCATAACTCCATCGACGCAGCAATAGCTCGCAGCAACGGTGCATGGTCACCGCCAAGAGCGTGGCACATGTACTGCATCAGGCACATCGGTTCCAACTTCTTAAGGAGGTTCAAGGCTCCGTATTTGCATAAACTCGTGGTTAACACAG GATATTCTAGGACGGAGCAAGAGTACAACAAAAACTACCAAAGGCTGAGAGAGCGGGCTGAGGCGTATGCGCAATGGTGTGATGAGATCGGTGTTCAGAGATGGGTGTTGGCATTCGACGGGGGTCATCGTTGGGGACATATGACGACAAACTTGGTAGAGTGCATAAATTCTGTCCTGAAGGGTGCACGCAACCTTCCTGTGACTGCCATTGTCAGGTCTACTTTCTATCGGTTGAACGAATTGTTCACTCGGAAGAGCGCCGAGGCTCATGAGCGTGTCCGCAATGGATTCACATATTCAGAATTTGCCACCAAAAGAGTCGAAGAAAGTTTTCGACGTGCAGGCAACATTGTGGTCAATAGGTTCGACAGGCGCAACGAGATGTTTGAGGTTCGCGAAATGCAAGATGGTTCCATTCACACTGTTAATCTCGCGCAACGACACTGCGATTGTGGCCATTTCCAGGTCGAGCGACTCCCATGCCGCCACGTCCTTGCATGTTGCGCCAACCAGCGTCTTGATTGGCAAATATATGTGCATGATGTGTACAAAATGTCCGAAATTTGCAAGGTCTACAGAGGCGAGTTTGTCCCGATGGGTGACCCATCTACGTGGGCTCCGTATGAAGGAGCGAAGGTGATCGCGAATTGGACATTGAGGCGCTCGACGAAAGGAAGACCCAAGTCAACCCGCTACTTGAATGAGATGGATTCGCGGGACATGCGTCGTCCTCGCCGGTGTACTATTTGTGGACGGGAGGGACATAGCCAGAGTCGATGTCCGCAGCGCGCAGAATCAAGCTCTGCCAGGAATCAAGCTTGA
- the LOC130946197 gene encoding uncharacterized protein LOC130946197, with protein MAITDDASMQRMFCIYQQTRFQVPLIELYVEFEQHTGVDEFDEEVNINEFGDIGWEEDNDDSEEEFEANYEVDDENDDGDLAGNPAVPNEAHAVISQQPFGVPSFMRTLDLEAIHAPEFPEWGNVAAEDGEFSVGMEFGSRESVISAIKSYTMSRGVDYTVYESEPQTFYAKCKGYGAGCDWLIRASLIRKKACWEIRRYNGKHTCTMGTISQDHAKLDSDTIADAIRPLVEADPSIKVKSIIAEVQSKFNYTISYRKAWLAKQKSVAKVFGGWEVSYQTLPIWLKAMTAKMPRSRVQIKTLPVYRESEEVQGVRVLHRVFWSFYPCIVAFRHCKPLVQVDGTHLYGKYKGALLVAVAQDGNQNIVPIAFAIVEGETADAWEFFLSNLRRYVVTIDGVGIISDRHNSIDAAIARSNGAWSPPRAWHMYCIRHIGSNFLRRFKAPYLHKLVVNTGYSRTEQEYNKNYQRLRERAEAYAQWCDEIGVQRWVLAFDGGHRWGHMTTNLVECINSVLKGARNLPVTAIVRAAAHERVRNGFTYSEFATKRVEESFRRAGNIVVNRFDRRNEMFEVREMQDGSIHTVNLAQRHCDCGHFQVERLPCRHVLACCANQRLDWQIYVHDVYKMSEICKVYRGEFVPMGDPSTWAPYEGAKVIANWTLRRATKGRPKSTRYLNEMDSRDMRRPRRCTICGREGDSQSRCPQRAESSSARNQA; from the exons ATGGCCATCACTGACGATGCAAGCATGCAGCGGATGTTCTGTATTTATCAACAAACCCGATTTCAGGTGCCGCTAATAGAGTTGTACGTTGAGTTTGAACAGCATACGGGGGTGGACGAGTTTGACGAGGAGGTCAACATTAACGAGTTTGGGGATATAGGCTGGGAAGAAGATAACGACGACAGTGAAGAGGAGTTCGAAGCTAACTATGAAGTCGATGACGAAAACGATGACGGAGATCTGGCCGGCAATCCGGCGGTGCCAAATGAAGCGCATGCTGTTATAAGCCAGCAGCCGTTTGGTGTTCCGTCTTTTATGCGGACTCTTGATCTCGAAGCCATACATGCCCCAGAATTTCCTGA GTGGGGCAACGTTGCGGCCGAAGATGGTGAATTCAGTGTCGGAATGGAATTTGGCTCTAGAGAGTCGGTGATATCTGCAATCAAAAGCTACACTATGTCTAGAGGAGTTGATTACACTGTGTATGAGTCTGAGCCGCAGACATTCTATGCGAAATGCAAGGGTTATGGTGCCGGGTGCGATTGGCTTATCCGAGCTAGTTTGATTCGAAAGAAAGCTTGTTGGGAGATCAGGAGATACAATGGCAAACACACGTGCACCATGGGAACTATCTCGCAAGATCATGCCAAGTTGGACTCAGACACAATTGCAGATGCCATTAGGCCGTTGGTGGAAGCAGATCCGTCCATAAAGGTGAAGTCTATTATTGCAGAAGTTCAGTCAAAGTTCAACTACACTATCAGTTACCGCAAGGCTTGGTTGGCAAAGCAGAAATCTGTCGCAAAAGTTtttggtggttgggaggtttctTACCAGACTCTGCCAATTTGGCTGAAAGCAATGACTGCAAAGATGCCAAGGTCTCGTGTTCAAATAAAGACGCTCCCTGTTTACCGTGAGAGTGAGGAGGTTCAAGGTGTAAGAGTTCTTCATCGCGTTTTTTGGAGCTTCTATCCGTGTATAGTAGCATTCCGACACTGCAAGCCACTGGTGCAGGTTGATGGCACACACCTATACGGTAAATATAAAGGTGCGCTTCTAGTTGCCGTTGCACAGGACGGGAACCAGAACATTGTGCCTATTGCGTTTGCAATAGTCGAGGGTGAGACGGCAGACGCGTGGGAGTTTTTCCTAAGCAACCTGCGGAGATATGTTGTTACCATCGATGGCGTCGGCATTATTTCTGACCGCCATAACTCCATCGACGCAGCAATAGCTCGCAGCAACGGTGCATGGTCACCGCCAAGAGCGTGGCACATGTACTGCATCAGGCACATCGGTTCCAACTTCTTAAGGAGGTTCAAGGCTCCGTATTTGCATAAACTCGTGGTTAACACAG GATATTCTAGGACGGAGCAAGAGTACAACAAAAACTACCAAAGGCTGAGAGAGCGGGCTGAGGCGTATGCGCAATGGTGTGATGAGATCGGTGTTCAGAGATGGGTGTTGGCATTCGACGGGGGTCATCGTTGGGGACATATGACGACAAACTTGGTAGAGTGCATAAATTCTGTCCTGAAGGGTGCACGCAACCTTCCTGTGACTGCCATTGTCAG AGCCGCGGCTCATGAGCGTGTCCGCAATGGATTCACATATTCAGAATTTGCCACCAAAAGAGTCGAAGAAAGTTTTCGACGTGCAGGCAACATTGTGGTCAATAGGTTCGACAGGCGCAACGAGATGTTTGAGGTTCGCGAAATGCAAGATGGTTCCATTCACACTGTTAATCTCGCGCAACGACACTGCGATTGTGGCCATTTCCAGGTCGAGCGACTCCCATGCCGCCACGTCCTTGCATGTTGCGCCAACCAGCGTCTTGATTGGCAAATATATGTGCATGATGTGTACAAAATGTCCGAAATTTGCAAGGTCTACAGAGGCGAGTTTGTCCCGATGGGTGACCCATCTACGTGGGCTCCGTATGAAGGAGCGAAGGTGATCGCGAATTGGACATTGAGGCGCGCGACGAAAGGAAGACCCAAGTCAACCCGCTACTTGAATGAGATGGATTCGCGGGACATGCGTCGTCCTCGCCGGTGTACTATTTGTGGACGGGAGGGAGATAGCCAGAGTCGATGTCCGCAGCGCGCAGAATCAAGCTCTGCCAGGAATCAAGCTTGA